CTAGAAAGTACCATTGAAAAAATCGATATTTTAAGCAAACTTGAAAATCATTCAGGTGTAACAGGTGTTACGACGGGCTTTACCGATCTTGATAAAAAAACGGCTGGTTTACAACCTTCTGACTTAATTATCGTTGCAGCACGTCCGTCAATGGGTAAAACCACTTTCGCCATGAACCTTTGCGAAAATGCCGCAATGGCAAGTGAAAAACCCGTTTTAGTATTTAGTTTAGAAATGCCAGCAGAACAAATTATGATGCGTATGATCGCTTCCCTTGCTCGCGTTGATCAAACTAAAATCCGTACAGGGCAAAATTTAGATGAAATCGAGTGGAACAAAATTGCCAGCGTAGTGGGAATGTTCAAGCAAAAAAATAATCTTTTTATCGATGATTCTTCAGGTCTAACACCTACCGATGTTCGTTCCCGGGCACGCCGAGTTTATCGTGAAAATGGTGGATTAAGTATGATTATGGTGGATTATTTGCAATTAATGCGCGCACCAGCATTTTCAGATAACCGAACACTAGAAATCGCAGAAATTTCTCGCTCCCTCAAAGCACTCGCCAAAGAATTACAAGTGCCAGTAGTCGCCCTTTCTCAGTTAAATCGTACTTTAGAGCAACGTGCAGACAAACGCCCTGTAAACTCAGATTTACGTGAATCAGGCTCTATTGAACAAGATGCAGACTTGATTATGTTTATTTACCGAGACGAAGTCTATAACGATAACTCGGAAGATAAAGGTGTTGCAGAAATTATTATCGGTAAACAGCGTAACGGCCCAATTGGTCGAGTGCGGTTAAAATTTAATGGACAATTTTCACGCTTCGACAATCTCGCCGAACAACGTGAATATCGAGATGATTATTAAGGAAAAATAATGAACGTAAAACCGGCGACAGCGAAAATTAGTTCGCACGCCTTAAAACAGAATTTAGAAATAATTAAACAAAAAGCACCAAATAGCAAAATTATTGCTGTGGTTAAAGCAAACGCCTATGGTCACGGCGTTGTATTCGTTGCTTCAACCTTAGAACAAAATGTTGATTGCTTTGGCGTGGCGCGTTTAGAAGAGGCTTTAGCATTACGCTCCAACGGCATTACTAAACCGATTTTATTGCTTGAAGGTTTTTTCAATGAACAAGATTTGCCTATTCTAGCCGTTAATAATATTGAAACCGTGGTACACAATCACGAACAGCTTGATGCTTTAAAACGTGCGAATTTACCAAGTCCAATTAAAGTTTGGTTAAAAATAGATACGGGAATGCATCGCTTGGGCGTTGCTCTTGATGAAGTGGATTATTTTTATCAAGAACTGAAAAAACTCCCTCAAATTCAACCGCACTTAGGCTTTGTCAGCCATTTCAGCCGAGCCGATGAACTAGAATCAGATTACACTCAGCTCCAAATCAATCGTTTTTTATCCGCCACAAAAGATAAACAAGGTGAACGCACTATCGCAGCTTCTGGCGGCATTCTTTTCTGGCCTGAATCTCATCTGGAATGTATCCGCCCAGGCATTATTATGTACGGCATTTCTCCAACTGATACTATCGGTAAAGAGTT
The nucleotide sequence above comes from Haemophilus influenzae. Encoded proteins:
- a CDS encoding replicative DNA helicase, translated to MSPMASQPQIKSSDKKTAQVSIPPHSIEAEQAVLGGIMLSNQHWDGIAERVIADDFYTFQHRLIFTEMEHLMRNQSPIDLITLDQALRSRGVSDEVGGFAYLAELSNNTPNAINILAYADIVREKAILRELISVGNRIAENSYSPKGQDIKLILDEAEREVFAIAEKRTTSSEGPQNVINVLESTIEKIDILSKLENHSGVTGVTTGFTDLDKKTAGLQPSDLIIVAARPSMGKTTFAMNLCENAAMASEKPVLVFSLEMPAEQIMMRMIASLARVDQTKIRTGQNLDEIEWNKIASVVGMFKQKNNLFIDDSSGLTPTDVRSRARRVYRENGGLSMIMVDYLQLMRAPAFSDNRTLEIAEISRSLKALAKELQVPVVALSQLNRTLEQRADKRPVNSDLRESGSIEQDADLIMFIYRDEVYNDNSEDKGVAEIIIGKQRNGPIGRVRLKFNGQFSRFDNLAEQREYRDDY
- the alr gene encoding alanine racemase, producing the protein MNVKPATAKISSHALKQNLEIIKQKAPNSKIIAVVKANAYGHGVVFVASTLEQNVDCFGVARLEEALALRSNGITKPILLLEGFFNEQDLPILAVNNIETVVHNHEQLDALKRANLPSPIKVWLKIDTGMHRLGVALDEVDYFYQELKKLPQIQPHLGFVSHFSRADELESDYTQLQINRFLSATKDKQGERTIAASGGILFWPESHLECIRPGIIMYGISPTDTIGKEFGLTPVMNLTSSLIAVRHHKQGDPVGYGGIWTSPRDTKIGVVAMGYGDGYPRDVPEGTPVYLNGRLVPIVGRVSMDMLTVDLGADSQDLVGDEVILWGKELPIETVAKFTGILSYELITKLTPRVITEYVD